From Phyllopteryx taeniolatus isolate TA_2022b chromosome 18, UOR_Ptae_1.2, whole genome shotgun sequence, the proteins below share one genomic window:
- the LOC133468657 gene encoding melanocortin-2 receptor accessory protein 2-like — protein sequence MTGLLNGLLRKCVASVLVRGSNPRCGRRCNRFPARRVNRTDARPIDMSSHNRSQSSAPRTDYVWQYEYYDEEPVSFEGLKAHRYSIVIGFWVGLAVFVIFMFFVLTLLAKTGAPQRENPDAENLPGPGSGLVNVIGPKDDDHKAVSRPFLAESRSYFNFYISEDKEGKKRQKAEAKQNATRETVNQSQEGEDTRERLLLNGLVGDERETDTDCTFLSNFNIPNCVIFERNSLGEDDLLCEAPIKPDHNIRSADVH from the exons ATGACGGGTCTGTTGAATGGGCTTCTTAGAAAATGTGTTGCCTCGGTTTTAGTGCGTGGAAGTAACCCAAGATGTGGACGGAGGTGCAACCGCTTCCCCGCACGGCGCGTGAATAGGACCGATGCAAG GCCAATTGACATGAGTTCGCACAACCGGAGCCAAAGCAGCGCGCCGCGCACCGACTACGTGTGGCAATATGAATACTACGACGAGGAGCCCGTCTCTTTCGAGGGACTCAAAGCACACAGAT ACTCCATCGTAATCGGCTTCTGGGTTGGACTTGCAGTGTTcgtcattttcatgttttttgttctcACCTTGCTGGCCAAGACAGGAGCTCCACAGCGGGA AAACCCAGACGCCGAGAATCTGCCCGGTCCGGGAAGCGGTCTTGTGAACGTCATCGGTCCGAAAGACGACGACCACAAAGCCGTTTCTCGTCCCTTCCTGGCAGAGTCCCGCTCTTACTTTAATTTCTACATCAGTGAGGATAAAGAGGGCAAGAAGAGGCAAAAGGCCGAGGCGAAGCAGAATGCAACGAGGGAGACGGTCAACCAGTCACAGGAAGGTGAAGACACGAGGGAACGCTTACTTCTCAATGGACTCGTAGGGGATGAGAGGGAAACAGACACCGACTGCACCTTCTTGTCCAACTTTAACATCCCAAATTGTGTCATCTTTGAGCGCAACTCACTGGGAGAAGATGACCTGCTGTGTGAGGCGCCCATCAAACCGGACCACAACATACGATCTGCTGACGTTCACTAA
- the LOC133467889 gene encoding protein ripply2-like — protein sequence MSGFNQQQSDLWRPWIRTETTASALRAPFNPAETQPKPALFIHPVKLYWPKTKCFDYLYREAEMLLRNYPVQATICPCEDSSSSEDDSEEEEEDDYDDDDDDDDYENDDEIEMAKELN from the exons ATGAG TGGATTTAATCAGCAGCAGTCCGATTTGTGGAGACCGTGGATTAGAACCGAGACGACAGCTTCCGCACTCAGG GCTCCTTTCAACCCTGCTGAAACGCAACCCAAACCAGCCCTTTTCATTCACCCAGTCAA GTTGTACTGGCCCAAAACCAAATGCTTTGACTATTTGTACCGTGAAGCCGAGATGCTCCTTCGGAACTATCCGGTCCAAGCCACCATCTGCCCCTGTGAAGACTCTTCGTCCAGTGAGGACGACagcgaggaagaagaggaggatgactatgatgatgatgatgatgatgatgattatgagaaTGATGACGAGATAGAGATGGCGAAGGAGCTCAACTAA